One segment of Ureibacillus thermophilus DNA contains the following:
- the cobA gene encoding uroporphyrinogen-III C-methyltransferase — MGKVYIVGAGPGSVDLITVKGLKCIQQADVILYDRLVSKELLSYAKPNAELIFVGKLPKLHHVIQERINKLLIQHARKGKIVTRLKGGDPFVFGRGAEEAEVLREAGIPFEIVPGVTSGIAAPAYAGIPVTHRELGSSFAIITGHLKDGKDEGINWKGLAESVDTLAIYMGVGNLPYITEQLLKYNRKPTTPVALIEWGTTEHQRVVTGTLETIVDIVEKESIQNPAMIIVGEVVKMRDKIAWFEQYQQALQETV; from the coding sequence ATGGGAAAAGTATATATTGTTGGAGCTGGTCCTGGAAGTGTTGATTTAATCACAGTAAAGGGATTGAAATGTATTCAACAAGCAGACGTTATTTTATACGATCGGCTTGTTTCAAAAGAATTGCTTTCCTATGCCAAACCAAATGCAGAACTCATTTTTGTTGGAAAATTGCCAAAATTGCATCATGTGATTCAAGAGCGTATCAACAAGCTCCTTATACAGCATGCAAGAAAAGGAAAAATTGTGACGAGATTGAAAGGCGGGGATCCATTCGTTTTTGGCAGGGGAGCAGAGGAAGCGGAAGTGTTGAGAGAAGCCGGCATTCCTTTTGAAATTGTGCCGGGCGTCACATCCGGCATTGCGGCGCCTGCCTATGCTGGGATTCCTGTTACTCATAGAGAATTAGGTTCAAGTTTTGCCATTATCACCGGACATTTGAAAGATGGAAAAGATGAAGGCATCAATTGGAAAGGTTTGGCGGAATCTGTTGATACGTTAGCAATTTATATGGGTGTAGGGAATTTGCCATATATTACAGAACAACTGCTTAAATATAATCGAAAACCAACTACTCCTGTCGCTTTAATAGAGTGGGGAACAACCGAACATCAACGAGTTGTAACAGGTACATTGGAGACGATTGTAGATATTGTGGAAAAAGAAAGCATTCAAAATCCCGCCATGATTATTGTGGGAGAAGTGGTGAAAATGCGCGACAAAATTGCTTGGTTTGAACAATATCAACAAGCGTTGCAGGAGACCGTGTAA
- the leuS gene encoding leucine--tRNA ligase, protein MNYNHREIEKKWQEYWAKNKTFKTLNDDSKPKFYALDMFPYPSGAGLHVGHPEGYTATDILSRFKRMQGYDVLHPMGWDAFGLPAEQYALDTGNDPAEFTAKNIATFKRQIQELGFSYDWDREINTTDPEYYKWTQWIFIQLYKNGLAYIDEVPVNWCPALGTVLANEEVIDGKSERGGHPVIRKPMKQWMLKITAYADRLLKDLDELDWPESIKEMQRNWIGRSEGAEVTFTVQGTDKKFRVFTTRPDTLFGATYCVLAPEHDLVKEITTPEQREQVEAYLEQVQTKSDLERTDLAKEKTGVFTGAYAINPVNGKAIPIWIADYVLASYGTGAIMAVPAHDQRDYEFAKKFNLPIIPVLEGGNIEQEAFTGDGPHINSDFLNGLGKEDAIKKAIEWLEEKGVGERKVTYRLRDWLFSRQRYWGEPIPIIHWEDGTMTTVPEEELPLRLPKAKDIRPSGTGESPLANIEEWVNVVDPKTGKRGRRETNTMPQWAGSSWYFLRYIDPHNKEKIADEELLKRWLPVDIYIGGAEHAVLHLLYARFWHKFLYDLGVVPTKEPFQKLFNQGMILGENNEKMSKSRGNVVNPDDIVRSHGADTLRLYEMFMGPLDASVAWSTKGLDGARRFLDRVWRLFVAEDGKLSNKIQESDNQTLEKVYHQTVKKVTEDFNQLHFNTAISQLMVFINECYKVEVVPKQYAEGFVKMLYPITPHIGEELWSILGHEGTITYEPWPTYDESKLVDDEVEVVVQVNGKVRSKVKVAKDATKEQLEQIAKEDERVKEHIEGKDIVKVIVIPGKLVNMVVK, encoded by the coding sequence ATGAATTACAATCATCGAGAGATTGAGAAAAAATGGCAAGAATATTGGGCGAAAAATAAAACCTTTAAAACATTAAATGATGATTCAAAGCCAAAATTTTATGCATTGGATATGTTCCCTTATCCATCTGGAGCAGGTCTTCACGTAGGACATCCCGAAGGTTATACGGCAACGGATATATTATCCCGCTTTAAACGCATGCAAGGCTATGACGTGCTTCATCCGATGGGATGGGATGCATTCGGCCTTCCTGCTGAACAATATGCCTTAGATACAGGAAACGACCCAGCTGAATTCACGGCAAAAAATATTGCTACATTTAAAAGACAGATACAAGAACTCGGCTTTTCTTACGACTGGGATCGGGAAATTAATACAACAGATCCGGAATATTACAAATGGACTCAATGGATTTTTATTCAATTATATAAAAACGGCTTAGCATATATTGATGAAGTGCCTGTCAACTGGTGTCCAGCTCTTGGTACAGTGCTTGCAAACGAAGAGGTCATTGACGGTAAATCCGAACGCGGCGGACATCCGGTCATCCGTAAACCTATGAAACAATGGATGTTAAAAATTACTGCATACGCTGACCGATTGCTTAAAGATTTGGACGAACTTGATTGGCCTGAAAGCATCAAAGAAATGCAGCGGAATTGGATTGGCCGATCAGAAGGTGCAGAAGTTACATTTACTGTGCAAGGTACAGATAAAAAATTCCGCGTGTTCACAACTCGTCCGGATACGCTTTTCGGTGCGACATACTGCGTTCTTGCGCCTGAGCATGATTTAGTCAAAGAAATTACAACGCCTGAACAAAGAGAACAAGTGGAAGCTTATCTTGAACAAGTGCAAACAAAATCCGATTTGGAACGTACAGATTTAGCGAAAGAAAAAACTGGCGTGTTCACCGGCGCTTATGCCATTAACCCAGTAAACGGTAAAGCCATTCCAATTTGGATTGCCGACTATGTGCTTGCATCATATGGAACAGGTGCCATTATGGCGGTTCCTGCCCATGACCAACGAGACTATGAATTTGCGAAAAAATTCAACTTGCCAATCATCCCAGTTCTTGAGGGCGGAAACATTGAACAAGAAGCCTTTACTGGTGATGGACCACATATCAATTCAGATTTCTTAAACGGCTTAGGAAAAGAAGACGCCATCAAAAAAGCCATCGAATGGTTGGAAGAAAAAGGCGTTGGCGAAAGAAAAGTGACTTACCGTCTCCGCGACTGGTTATTCAGCCGTCAACGTTACTGGGGAGAACCAATTCCAATCATCCATTGGGAAGATGGCACAATGACGACGGTACCAGAGGAAGAATTGCCATTACGATTGCCAAAAGCAAAAGACATTCGCCCAAGCGGTACTGGGGAATCTCCTCTTGCAAACATAGAAGAATGGGTGAATGTAGTTGATCCGAAAACAGGAAAACGCGGCCGCCGCGAGACAAACACAATGCCTCAATGGGCAGGATCCAGCTGGTATTTCTTAAGATATATCGATCCGCACAACAAAGAAAAAATCGCGGATGAAGAGTTGTTAAAACGTTGGCTGCCAGTGGATATTTACATCGGCGGGGCAGAACATGCCGTTCTTCACTTGCTATATGCCCGCTTCTGGCATAAATTCTTATATGACCTTGGTGTAGTGCCTACAAAAGAACCATTCCAAAAATTGTTCAATCAAGGAATGATCTTAGGTGAAAATAACGAAAAAATGTCTAAATCAAGAGGAAATGTTGTAAATCCAGACGATATTGTACGAAGCCATGGTGCTGATACATTGCGGCTTTATGAAATGTTCATGGGTCCTCTTGATGCTTCTGTTGCATGGTCCACAAAAGGGCTTGATGGAGCAAGACGCTTCTTGGACCGCGTATGGAGATTATTTGTTGCAGAAGACGGAAAACTTTCCAATAAAATTCAAGAATCCGACAATCAAACATTGGAAAAAGTGTACCATCAAACTGTGAAGAAAGTAACAGAAGACTTCAATCAATTGCATTTCAACACAGCCATCTCTCAATTGATGGTATTCATTAACGAATGCTATAAAGTCGAAGTGGTGCCAAAACAATATGCAGAAGGCTTTGTAAAAATGCTTTATCCAATTACACCGCATATCGGCGAAGAGCTTTGGTCCATTTTAGGCCATGAGGGTACGATTACATATGAACCTTGGCCAACATATGATGAATCAAAACTTGTGGATGATGAAGTGGAAGTCGTTGTTCAAGTAAACGGCAAAGTCCGCTCCAAAGTGAAAGTGGCAAAAGATGCAACGAAGGAACAATTGGAACAAATCGCAAAAGAAGACGAAAGAGTAAAAGAACATATTGAAGGAAAAGACATTGTCAAAGTTATTGTCATTCCAGGAAAACTAGTTAATATGGTGGTGAAATAA